In Hwangdonia lutea, a single window of DNA contains:
- a CDS encoding DUF4955 domain-containing protein: MGACAQPKALIWKKYTGDITDPGIPKLFDYSYAGYQLGETGIPKKHKHLKVFNVMDFGAIPNDSISDQEAIQSAIHAAENNKGGVVFFPEGEFLVNVNPIQTDPIEIRASNIILKGSGMGKNGTVIQMKDHMLRRYPDEPEWKVSYMFNFFSKKKTGETTNILKPANAGDVIIEVANADIFKNAKYIQLQMPYNLEAAKTALRGKSPRPHWENIIEKGVAFIENHEIENISGNTIILKDPLINAINVAYNWQAKPFYPLENVGVEDIFFKANFKDKFVHHKDYIHDNAWSIIAMNRVANSWVRRCRFSNVTGAVSINNGYASSILQLLVQGNSGHKLTNVTQSTRVLTGLIHDASNYGQFHGAAMSHKTSGSVIWRVKTPKQGWDSHADIPINNLVDLYEGAKMTNHGGFYKNEPHHLKGLTLWNYKRVGDTISNYDFWSLSGKGLYWGFAVVNPTIVGLHGSKTSFNEKNVGYLESLGTKVFPESLYEAQLKHRLGKTPKWVCKTLRKWRITEKKWLQNKL; encoded by the coding sequence ATGGGCGCCTGTGCACAACCTAAAGCACTGATTTGGAAAAAGTACACCGGTGACATTACAGATCCGGGCATTCCAAAACTTTTCGATTATTCGTATGCGGGTTATCAATTGGGCGAAACCGGTATTCCGAAAAAACACAAACATTTAAAAGTGTTTAACGTGATGGATTTTGGCGCCATTCCCAATGATTCTATTTCTGATCAAGAGGCGATACAGTCGGCCATTCATGCCGCAGAAAACAACAAGGGCGGTGTGGTGTTTTTTCCTGAAGGGGAATTTTTGGTGAATGTAAACCCAATCCAGACCGACCCTATTGAAATAAGGGCATCAAACATCATTTTAAAAGGCAGTGGCATGGGTAAAAACGGAACGGTAATACAGATGAAGGACCACATGCTGCGACGCTATCCCGACGAGCCCGAATGGAAAGTGAGCTATATGTTCAATTTTTTCTCGAAGAAGAAAACAGGGGAGACAACAAACATTTTAAAACCTGCCAATGCTGGCGATGTTATAATTGAAGTCGCTAATGCCGACATTTTCAAAAATGCCAAATACATCCAGTTGCAAATGCCCTACAATTTAGAGGCCGCCAAAACTGCTTTACGAGGCAAATCCCCGCGCCCACATTGGGAAAACATCATTGAAAAAGGTGTTGCTTTTATAGAAAACCATGAAATAGAAAACATTTCGGGAAACACCATCATTTTAAAAGATCCCTTAATCAATGCCATAAATGTAGCTTACAATTGGCAAGCAAAACCATTTTATCCGTTAGAAAACGTGGGTGTAGAAGATATTTTTTTTAAAGCCAATTTTAAGGATAAATTCGTGCACCACAAAGACTATATTCACGACAATGCATGGTCCATTATCGCTATGAACCGTGTTGCGAATTCATGGGTGCGCCGTTGCCGCTTTAGCAATGTTACTGGTGCGGTTTCCATAAATAATGGTTACGCCTCATCTATTTTACAGCTTTTGGTCCAGGGCAATAGCGGGCACAAATTAACCAACGTTACACAATCTACCCGGGTGCTTACGGGCTTGATACACGATGCTTCAAATTATGGGCAATTCCACGGGGCGGCTATGTCGCACAAAACATCTGGCTCGGTAATTTGGCGCGTAAAGACCCCGAAACAAGGTTGGGACTCACATGCCGATATTCCCATAAATAATTTGGTCGATTTATACGAAGGTGCAAAAATGACTAATCATGGCGGGTTTTATAAAAACGAGCCACATCATTTAAAAGGCCTAACGTTATGGAATTATAAAAGGGTAGGCGACACCATTTCAAATTACGATTTTTGGAGTCTTTCGGGGAAAGGTTTGTATTGGGGCTTTGCCGTTGTTAATCCAACAATTGTGGGATTACATGGCTCTAAAACGTCTTTTAATGAAAAAAATGTTGGATATTTAGAAAGTTTAGGCACTAAAGTTTTTCCGGAATCATTGTACGAAGCCCAACTTAAGCACCGTTTGGGAAAAACCCCAAAATGGGTTTGCAAAACCTTACGAAAATGGCGAATAACCGAAAAAAAATGGCTGCAAAACAAACTGTAA
- a CDS encoding DUF6250 domain-containing protein, with amino-acid sequence MRNLYLIVLLITVFGCNDNSVLYENVLDNPENWIVEQQPNGQTIFNDKSIEIIDAKGCTIWFKNKLHAPVKISYDVTVIDEGGKYDRVSDMNCLWMANDPKNPDDFFKASEERAGIFPNYHHFTGYYVGYGGHHNTKTRFRRYNGNVNRSLLPEHDLSNKKFMITANKKMHIEIVVKDSLTSYSRNGEIIYKIKDNQPYTSGYFGFRTVNNHMKIENFKVEHY; translated from the coding sequence ATGAGAAATTTGTACCTCATTGTTTTATTAATAACTGTTTTCGGGTGTAATGATAATAGTGTACTCTATGAAAATGTGCTTGATAATCCAGAAAACTGGATAGTGGAACAGCAACCAAACGGACAAACCATTTTTAACGATAAATCCATTGAAATTATCGATGCCAAAGGCTGCACGATATGGTTTAAAAACAAGTTGCACGCTCCGGTAAAAATATCGTACGACGTTACGGTTATCGACGAAGGGGGCAAATATGATAGGGTATCGGATATGAATTGCCTGTGGATGGCCAACGACCCCAAAAACCCCGATGATTTTTTTAAGGCCTCTGAAGAACGTGCTGGTATTTTTCCCAATTACCATCATTTTACGGGTTATTATGTGGGTTATGGCGGACACCACAACACCAAAACCCGATTTAGGCGATACAACGGCAATGTTAACAGGTCGCTATTGCCCGAGCACGATTTGTCGAATAAAAAATTTATGATTACCGCCAATAAAAAGATGCATATCGAAATCGTGGTAAAAGATAGCCTTACCAGTTATTCTCGAAATGGCGAAATTATTTATAAAATTAAAGATAATCAGCCTTATACAAGTGGTTACTTCGGATTTAGAACAGTTAATAATCATATGAAAATCGAAAATTTCAAAGTTGAACATTATTGA
- a CDS encoding chondroitinase family polysaccharide lyase, whose product MTFNPFKIQNHILLSILLLMISSLVEAQNSELPAVESFEEASILTKFNKTNSSLTISDSHYRYGRNSLKWEWQGEASFGTPNFRELSHAESPLRYGSHFPASPTLHMSIYNEMAQNETITISYETQGETQVYFSIPLNFTGWRRIWVPFYEMNGNPPKKGSAVDYDYFKVSTTAAKGTLFFDDIIFSQYQDDRHQYPDLIVPFIKANDNPGKDHWLPLISNFKQIQNLKPRPVSMAIRMDLKKFEKMIDADMVIDKKYKVYINALTEMFDKLQLKDNGTTVLGPPLNFNDGQEYFNKKKQGPRIFNDIKDLGKVMKKLANFHDRANDSERQEIERMFLLGTKYYLDQGWQAGSNGGTRHHIGYNVREITEGFFKMRRFLFEHDLLKQVASSLHWLYNLGMVLGKEENFHVNIDYLNTQAYYHLMLIFMFEEQEMQAEMLRAYSNYLSITLAQQEEEWGFKIDGTAWHHNGHYPAYGYGAFQNVPKIIYTLSKTRFRVGTEGHRNFKNAFLATRTYSQKYDWGFGNAGRHPLEANNIKKFRQQYLHMALAGNPEGTAEIDKEVAAAYLRLWGDEDMLNTSLFTSLHGIKKENLIGYYTFPYAATAVQRQNNWAAIIKGYSKYVWASEIYIDENRYGRYPANGTVQLLSEKGEKGSGFRQEGWDWNRYPGATIIYLPLKELEAKMPLIMFRSNETFAGATKLGDNGIFGMVLNEGKGSNADGPETKVGYPGKLYAKKSVFSFGKKLICIGTNISSIDDKNPTQTNIFQSFLEDKKVPIYTSSEKITKFPYTATIASEGASKNWITDPYGNGYYMLSGNPIQFKKEKQQSYHNKYSINTGKNNKKAKGVKETEGDYASAWINHGMGPKDASYQYVIYPFLSEPELKNFGKTASKDNSYEILRADEKAHIVLDKDTKTTGYVIFEVDTKLEHGALRTTSKPALVMAREDSANRLTLSVVEPDLNFKQIRQNKFENYSRPVTLTLTLSGKWDTAISGTVKAVDHTGSVTTITLECVHGLPNEFSLLKL is encoded by the coding sequence ATGACTTTCAACCCTTTTAAAATACAAAACCATATATTATTAAGCATTTTATTGTTAATGATAAGTAGCTTAGTTGAGGCCCAAAACAGCGAGTTACCAGCTGTGGAGTCTTTTGAAGAGGCTTCAATTTTAACGAAATTCAATAAAACAAATAGTTCATTAACAATTAGTGATTCGCATTATCGATATGGCCGGAACTCGTTGAAATGGGAATGGCAGGGTGAAGCTTCCTTTGGAACGCCAAACTTCAGAGAACTTTCACATGCTGAAAGTCCCTTGCGTTACGGGTCACATTTTCCAGCGAGTCCTACACTGCACATGTCTATCTATAATGAAATGGCTCAGAATGAAACCATCACTATTTCGTATGAAACACAGGGAGAAACACAGGTGTATTTTAGTATTCCATTAAACTTTACGGGCTGGCGACGAATTTGGGTGCCTTTTTATGAAATGAATGGTAATCCGCCAAAAAAAGGAAGTGCTGTTGATTACGACTACTTTAAGGTTTCAACCACGGCTGCCAAAGGTACTTTATTTTTTGATGATATTATTTTCTCTCAATATCAAGATGATAGGCATCAATATCCAGACTTAATTGTACCCTTTATAAAAGCCAATGATAATCCAGGTAAAGATCATTGGTTGCCTTTGATTTCAAACTTTAAGCAAATTCAAAACCTGAAGCCGAGACCTGTTTCTATGGCCATTCGAATGGATCTAAAAAAGTTCGAGAAAATGATTGATGCAGATATGGTTATTGATAAGAAATACAAGGTATATATCAATGCATTAACAGAAATGTTTGATAAGCTGCAACTAAAAGATAACGGTACTACGGTTCTTGGTCCTCCTTTAAATTTTAATGATGGTCAGGAGTACTTTAATAAAAAGAAACAAGGCCCACGAATATTTAATGATATAAAGGATCTTGGAAAAGTGATGAAAAAATTAGCGAATTTCCACGATAGAGCGAACGACTCAGAACGTCAGGAAATCGAGCGTATGTTTCTACTTGGAACAAAATATTACTTAGATCAAGGTTGGCAAGCAGGTTCTAATGGAGGCACAAGACATCATATTGGTTATAACGTTAGGGAAATTACAGAGGGTTTTTTTAAAATGAGACGCTTTTTGTTTGAACACGACTTGTTAAAACAAGTGGCTTCTAGTTTACATTGGTTGTATAACTTGGGCATGGTTTTGGGCAAAGAAGAAAATTTTCATGTTAATATAGACTACTTAAACACTCAGGCCTATTACCACCTCATGCTCATTTTTATGTTTGAAGAACAAGAAATGCAGGCTGAAATGCTAAGAGCCTATTCCAATTATTTATCCATAACCTTGGCTCAACAGGAGGAAGAATGGGGTTTTAAAATTGACGGAACAGCGTGGCATCACAACGGGCACTATCCTGCATACGGCTATGGTGCTTTTCAAAATGTACCCAAAATTATTTACACCTTGTCTAAAACACGTTTTCGTGTGGGCACCGAAGGGCACAGAAATTTTAAAAATGCATTTTTGGCAACGCGTACGTATAGTCAAAAATACGATTGGGGCTTTGGTAATGCAGGGCGTCATCCTCTTGAAGCCAACAATATAAAGAAGTTTAGACAACAATATTTGCATATGGCATTGGCTGGAAATCCTGAAGGCACTGCCGAAATAGATAAAGAGGTCGCCGCTGCATATTTAAGGCTTTGGGGCGATGAAGATATGTTGAACACCTCGCTTTTTACCAGTTTACATGGCATTAAAAAAGAAAATTTAATAGGCTATTACACCTTTCCTTATGCAGCAACTGCAGTGCAAAGGCAAAACAATTGGGCGGCTATTATTAAAGGCTACAGCAAATATGTATGGGCCTCTGAAATTTATATAGATGAAAACCGATACGGACGCTATCCGGCAAACGGCACCGTGCAATTATTAAGCGAAAAAGGCGAAAAGGGTAGTGGGTTTAGGCAAGAAGGCTGGGACTGGAACCGTTACCCTGGGGCAACTATCATCTATTTGCCTTTAAAAGAACTGGAAGCCAAAATGCCATTGATTATGTTCCGGTCCAACGAAACATTTGCCGGTGCCACAAAATTGGGCGATAACGGTATTTTTGGTATGGTGCTTAACGAAGGTAAAGGTTCTAACGCCGACGGCCCTGAAACAAAAGTGGGCTATCCCGGTAAATTGTACGCTAAAAAATCAGTCTTTTCTTTTGGGAAAAAATTGATTTGTATCGGTACCAATATTTCAAGTATCGACGATAAAAACCCGACACAGACCAATATTTTTCAATCGTTTTTAGAAGATAAGAAAGTACCAATTTATACTTCTTCAGAAAAAATAACGAAATTCCCTTACACGGCAACGATTGCATCCGAAGGCGCATCGAAAAATTGGATAACCGATCCTTACGGAAATGGTTATTATATGTTATCAGGAAATCCCATTCAGTTTAAAAAAGAAAAACAGCAATCCTATCATAATAAATACTCCATAAATACGGGCAAAAACAATAAAAAGGCGAAAGGTGTCAAAGAGACCGAAGGTGATTATGCTTCGGCGTGGATTAACCATGGTATGGGGCCAAAAGATGCAAGCTACCAATATGTTATTTATCCGTTTTTAAGTGAACCCGAATTAAAAAACTTTGGCAAAACGGCTTCAAAAGATAATTCTTATGAAATACTCAGAGCCGATGAAAAAGCACACATTGTTTTAGATAAAGACACTAAAACAACAGGCTATGTTATTTTTGAAGTCGACACAAAGTTAGAACACGGAGCTTTAAGAACCACGTCTAAACCAGCTTTGGTCATGGCGCGCGAAGATAGTGCCAACCGATTGACACTAAGTGTTGTAGAGCCAGACTTGAACTTCAAACAAATTAGGCAAAATAAATTTGAAAACTACAGCAGGCCCGTAACGCTTACCTTGACGCTAAGCGGTAAATGGGACACCGCCATTTCTGGTACGGTAAAAGCCGTGGACCATACTGGCAGCGTAACCACCATTACTTTAGAGTGTGTACACGGTTTGCCAAACGAGTTTAGCTTGTTAAAATTATAG
- a CDS encoding sugar kinase has product MSKVVTFGEIMLRLAPQGFLRFSQANSFDAVYGGGESNVAVSLANYGVSVDFVTRLPKNDIGECAMMEMRKRGVGVDKIVWGGDRLGIYFLETGAVSRGSKVVYDRAHSAIAEIKPGMIDWDAVFKDVEWFHWTGITPAISQGAADVCLEAVKAASAKGITISTDLNYRAKLWTFCDDTHREKIMTELTSYCDVVLGNEEDAEKHFNIHPEGLDVHKHGHDVKAEAFLSVCKQMMEKFPRAKKVITTLRGSISASHNTWAGVLYDGKKMYETRQYQITDIVDRVGGGDSFMGGLIYGLLKYPEDDQNALDFAVAASCLKHTIKGDANLVTVAEVEKLMGGDASGRVAR; this is encoded by the coding sequence ATGAGCAAAGTAGTAACATTTGGAGAGATTATGCTGAGGTTGGCGCCTCAGGGATTTTTAAGATTTTCACAGGCCAATAGCTTTGATGCGGTTTATGGCGGAGGAGAGTCCAACGTAGCGGTATCCTTGGCAAATTACGGGGTGTCGGTAGATTTTGTAACCCGTTTGCCAAAAAACGACATTGGCGAATGTGCCATGATGGAAATGCGCAAACGAGGCGTGGGCGTAGATAAAATTGTCTGGGGCGGCGACCGCTTGGGTATTTACTTTCTGGAAACCGGAGCCGTAAGTAGGGGCAGCAAGGTGGTTTACGATAGGGCACATTCCGCTATAGCAGAAATAAAACCCGGAATGATCGATTGGGATGCCGTGTTTAAAGATGTTGAGTGGTTTCACTGGACAGGGATCACGCCAGCCATTTCGCAAGGCGCAGCCGATGTGTGTTTGGAAGCCGTTAAGGCAGCTAGCGCGAAAGGTATTACCATCTCAACAGACCTAAACTATCGCGCCAAGCTTTGGACGTTTTGCGATGATACACACCGAGAAAAAATAATGACCGAATTAACGTCGTATTGCGATGTGGTTTTGGGAAATGAAGAAGATGCCGAAAAACATTTTAATATCCATCCGGAAGGTTTGGATGTTCATAAACACGGGCACGATGTAAAGGCAGAAGCGTTCTTATCTGTTTGTAAGCAAATGATGGAAAAATTTCCAAGGGCAAAAAAAGTGATCACCACGTTAAGAGGATCCATTTCCGCATCGCACAATACATGGGCGGGCGTTTTATACGATGGCAAAAAAATGTATGAAACACGACAATACCAAATAACCGATATTGTTGACCGCGTAGGTGGCGGCGATTCCTTTATGGGCGGATTGATTTATGGCCTGTTAAAATATCCGGAAGACGACCAAAATGCATTGGATTTTGCAGTAGCCGCATCCTGTTTAAAACATACCATAAAAGGCGATGCAAACCTAGTAACAGTTGCCGAAGTAGAAAAATTAATGGGTGGCGATGCTTCAGGGCGTGTGGCACGATAA
- a CDS encoding sulfatase family protein yields the protein MKNFKILVLVCIGVFTISFGQNKNQPNIVLIMTDQHQAEALSAAGNPNLSTPNLDKLANTGVYFKNAYVTFPLCTPSRSSMFTGKMPHNLGVNSNEKGDKEMLPKDKRTGLGHVLKQAGYHCAYGGKWHAHEAAMVEGNGFEKIADFGDMPLAEKSINYLKSRTAKKQPFFLVASFDNPHNICEWARNQPLPYGNIPPVPLSKTPELPVNFKKSETFPEALEIEQNASVKIYPTKHYTKADWRQYRHAYYRLVEKVDKEIGKIIDAIDSLGLRDNTVIIFTSDHGDGNASHGWNQKTALFQESIKVPFSINYKNAKTSEEKQNPTLISNGLDLYPTILDFANIKIPDGFLGKSIKPLLENSETYEPHDYLVVETKFEGKHAHGTQGRAVIGNRYKYVIYNWGKNREQFFDLKEDPYEMNNLINSKHHIKNIDQFRQTLIDWCKDTNDTKFLKKTVIPSTSTMHSSELFDKPY from the coding sequence ATGAAGAATTTTAAAATATTAGTATTGGTGTGCATAGGTGTTTTTACGATATCGTTTGGGCAAAATAAAAACCAGCCCAACATTGTTTTAATTATGACCGACCAGCACCAAGCCGAAGCCTTAAGTGCTGCCGGAAACCCAAATTTAAGCACGCCAAATTTGGACAAACTGGCAAACACAGGCGTTTATTTTAAAAATGCCTATGTTACGTTTCCGTTGTGTACACCGTCGCGTTCCAGTATGTTTACGGGGAAAATGCCCCATAATTTGGGTGTAAACTCCAACGAAAAAGGCGATAAGGAGATGCTGCCTAAAGACAAAAGAACAGGGCTTGGGCATGTGTTAAAGCAAGCGGGCTACCATTGTGCCTACGGCGGAAAATGGCATGCCCACGAAGCCGCTATGGTCGAGGGTAATGGCTTTGAGAAAATAGCCGATTTCGGCGATATGCCCTTGGCCGAAAAGAGCATCAACTATTTAAAATCGAGAACAGCCAAAAAACAACCTTTCTTTTTGGTAGCCTCTTTCGATAATCCGCACAATATCTGCGAATGGGCTAGAAATCAGCCTTTACCGTATGGCAACATTCCGCCGGTGCCATTAAGCAAAACGCCAGAATTACCTGTTAATTTTAAAAAATCTGAAACTTTTCCTGAAGCTTTAGAAATAGAGCAAAATGCATCGGTAAAAATCTATCCAACTAAACATTACACCAAAGCCGATTGGCGCCAATACCGACACGCCTATTACAGATTGGTTGAAAAAGTAGATAAAGAAATCGGTAAGATTATCGATGCGATCGATAGTTTGGGCTTGCGCGACAACACGGTTATCATCTTTACTAGCGACCATGGCGATGGCAATGCATCACACGGTTGGAATCAAAAAACAGCCCTGTTTCAAGAAAGCATCAAAGTGCCTTTTAGCATCAATTATAAAAACGCTAAAACTTCCGAAGAAAAACAAAATCCGACCTTGATTTCCAACGGACTGGATCTGTACCCAACCATTTTGGATTTTGCGAATATTAAAATTCCCGACGGGTTTTTGGGCAAAAGCATAAAACCGCTTTTGGAAAATTCAGAAACCTACGAACCACATGATTATTTGGTAGTTGAAACCAAATTTGAAGGCAAGCATGCCCACGGTACCCAAGGGCGGGCAGTAATTGGTAACCGTTACAAATACGTTATTTATAATTGGGGTAAAAATAGGGAGCAATTCTTCGATTTAAAAGAAGATCCGTACGAAATGAATAACTTAATAAACTCTAAACACCATATAAAAAACATTGATCAATTTAGGCAAACCCTAATCGACTGGTGCAAAGATACTAACGATACCAAATTTTTAAAAAAAACCGTAATACCGAGTACTAGCACAATGCATTCCAGCGAATTATTCGACAAACCTTATTAA
- a CDS encoding sulfatase family protein, with translation MTLKNQSFFIYMLLAFVVIGCKNKTSEIKNTSATSSENQQKPNIVFIYTDDLGYGDVSAYGAKEIKTPAIDALAEGGILFKNAYATAATCTPSRYSVLTGNYAWRKKGTSVAKGDQGLLIDTNRTTLPKVLKQAGYKTGIVGKWHLGLGGANGPDWNGKISPGPLEIGFDYSYLIPATGDRVPCVFVENHHIVNLDPNDPIQVNYKEKVGDWPTGKENPELLTMKPSQGHNHTIVNGISRIGYMTGGKAALWDDETIPMELVDKSNKFINKNKEQPFFLLLSTHDIHVPRVANKMFQGKSGMGPRGDVILQLDWTVNEIVKTLKAQNLLENTIVIFSSDNGPVVDDGYHDQARELLGDHKPTGGLRGGKYSAYDGGSKIPLIIRWPEVKNKGMVSDALVSQVDFLKSFATMVGIEKLDDDVIDSQNQLDVLKGESTKGRTALIQESFMGPLSYLEGDWKYIEPLDGPELVPWGPIIETGFEKVPQLYNIEDDPNEKNNLASKFPVKVKKMKEKLANLKKDGFSNQHEVNLN, from the coding sequence ATGACTTTAAAAAACCAATCCTTCTTTATTTACATGCTGTTAGCTTTTGTTGTTATAGGCTGTAAAAACAAAACTTCGGAAATAAAAAATACTAGTGCTACATCAAGTGAAAACCAACAAAAACCAAATATCGTTTTTATTTATACAGACGATTTGGGCTACGGCGATGTTAGTGCGTACGGCGCCAAAGAAATTAAAACACCCGCCATTGATGCATTGGCAGAGGGTGGTATTTTATTCAAAAACGCTTATGCTACGGCTGCAACGTGCACACCTTCGCGCTATTCGGTATTAACAGGAAATTACGCTTGGCGGAAAAAAGGCACAAGTGTCGCAAAGGGCGATCAAGGTTTGTTGATTGATACTAACAGAACAACCTTACCAAAAGTATTGAAACAGGCAGGATACAAAACAGGCATTGTGGGCAAATGGCACTTAGGTTTGGGTGGCGCAAATGGCCCCGATTGGAACGGAAAAATAAGCCCAGGGCCATTGGAAATCGGCTTTGATTACTCGTATTTAATCCCAGCTACCGGCGATCGCGTACCCTGTGTTTTTGTTGAAAACCACCATATTGTTAATTTAGATCCTAACGACCCTATTCAGGTAAACTACAAAGAAAAAGTAGGCGATTGGCCAACTGGCAAAGAAAATCCGGAACTGTTAACCATGAAACCTTCGCAGGGGCATAACCACACTATTGTAAACGGCATTAGCAGAATTGGTTACATGACCGGTGGGAAAGCAGCCCTTTGGGATGACGAAACTATTCCTATGGAATTGGTCGATAAATCCAATAAATTCATCAATAAAAATAAAGAGCAGCCCTTTTTCTTGTTGCTTTCAACCCACGATATACACGTGCCAAGAGTAGCCAATAAAATGTTTCAGGGTAAAAGCGGCATGGGGCCAAGAGGTGATGTTATTTTACAATTGGATTGGACGGTAAATGAAATAGTAAAAACACTTAAAGCACAAAACCTATTGGAAAATACCATCGTTATTTTTTCTAGTGATAACGGCCCTGTGGTGGATGATGGTTACCATGATCAAGCCAGAGAATTATTGGGCGACCATAAGCCAACAGGTGGTTTGCGGGGTGGAAAATACAGCGCTTATGATGGTGGTAGCAAAATACCTTTAATTATTCGTTGGCCAGAAGTTAAAAATAAAGGCATGGTATCGGATGCACTTGTGAGTCAAGTAGATTTTTTAAAGTCTTTTGCGACTATGGTTGGTATTGAAAAATTAGATGACGATGTGATTGACAGCCAAAACCAATTGGATGTGCTAAAAGGCGAAAGTACCAAAGGCAGAACGGCATTGATTCAAGAAAGCTTTATGGGGCCATTGTCGTATTTGGAAGGCGATTGGAAATACATCGAGCCATTGGACGGTCCAGAATTAGTGCCATGGGGACCTATTATTGAAACAGGTTTTGAAAAAGTACCTCAATTGTACAACATCGAAGACGACCCGAACGAAAAAAATAATTTGGCTTCAAAATTTCCAGTTAAAGTAAAAAAAATGAAAGAAAAATTGGCGAATTTAAAAAAGGACGGTTTTTCCAATCAGCACGAAGTGAATTTGAATTAA
- a CDS encoding bifunctional 4-hydroxy-2-oxoglutarate aldolase/2-dehydro-3-deoxy-phosphogluconate aldolase, producing the protein MAQFSRYEVAQAMKETGMIPLFFHNDLELSKGILKACYDGGARLMEFTARGDFAHEVFGELTKYAIKELPGMIMGVGSVTDAAAASLYMALGANFIVTPVLREDIALVCNRRKVLWSPGCGSLTEIARAEELGCEIVKLFPGDLYGPKFVKGIKGPQPWTSIMPTGGVSPTEENLKGWFDAGVTCVGMGSQLISKDIITNEDYKKLEQDVKNALDIIKSLKK; encoded by the coding sequence ATGGCACAATTTTCAAGATATGAAGTAGCTCAGGCTATGAAAGAAACAGGTATGATACCTTTGTTTTTCCATAATGATTTAGAGTTGAGCAAAGGCATCTTAAAGGCCTGCTACGATGGCGGAGCAAGGTTAATGGAATTTACGGCACGCGGTGACTTTGCCCACGAGGTTTTTGGGGAATTAACCAAGTATGCCATTAAAGAATTACCAGGAATGATTATGGGTGTTGGCTCGGTAACCGATGCCGCAGCTGCCTCTTTGTATATGGCATTGGGCGCAAATTTTATAGTAACCCCGGTGTTAAGAGAAGATATTGCTTTAGTTTGTAACAGACGTAAAGTACTGTGGTCTCCAGGATGTGGCTCTTTAACAGAAATAGCAAGAGCCGAAGAATTGGGTTGCGAGATTGTAAAACTGTTCCCAGGTGATTTGTACGGACCTAAATTTGTAAAGGGCATCAAAGGCCCGCAACCGTGGACGAGTATTATGCCTACGGGAGGCGTTTCCCCCACCGAAGAAAACCTGAAAGGATGGTTCGATGCCGGAGTAACCTGTGTGGGCATGGGCTCCCAATTGATTTCAAAAGATATTATAACCAATGAGGATTATAAAAAATTAGAACAAGATGTGAAAAATGCTTTAGACATTATAAAATCTCTTAAAAAATAA